Proteins encoded by one window of Pseudomonas tructae:
- the rloA2 gene encoding retropepsin-like aspartic peptidase RloA2 — protein MKSVLALLSLLALPVMAAEPTLYGRYEYIKLPEVGGQTFKAKMDTGALTASLSAKDIERFTRDGEDWVRFRVATKDADGKVYEHKLARISKIKNRADEDEDGEGAEISKRPVVDLELCLGDVKRTVEVNLTDRSSFNYPLLIGAKALREFKAAVNPARRFTADKPDC, from the coding sequence GTGAAATCTGTACTTGCCCTGTTGTCGCTGTTGGCCCTGCCGGTCATGGCCGCTGAGCCGACCCTGTATGGCCGCTATGAATACATCAAATTGCCCGAAGTCGGTGGCCAGACCTTCAAGGCCAAGATGGACACCGGCGCGCTGACCGCGTCGCTGTCGGCCAAGGACATCGAGCGTTTCACCCGTGATGGTGAGGACTGGGTGCGCTTTCGTGTCGCCACCAAGGACGCCGACGGCAAGGTCTATGAACACAAGCTGGCGCGCATCAGCAAGATCAAGAACCGCGCCGATGAAGACGAAGACGGCGAGGGCGCCGAGATCAGCAAGCGGCCGGTGGTTGACCTGGAGCTGTGCCTGGGTGACGTCAAGCGTACCGTTGAGGTCAACCTGACCGACCGCAGCAGCTTCAACTACCCGTTGCTCATTGGCGCCAAGGCGTTGCGCGAGTTCAAGGCGGCGGTGAACCCGGCGCGCAGGTTTACTGCAGACAAGCCTGACTGCTGA